Proteins from a genomic interval of Streptococcus oralis:
- a CDS encoding single-stranded DNA-binding protein — translation MQVFIASGRVAFIPSDAVGQTKNGHASFKFEFVCDSSMNDDTNKPISSFFHVQVYGKQAELMAQSLSKGSPILLKGEIIQRPYNDEQGQRRTYQFISPNQQGGISFLENREASNRRKQDQQGFSQPIPSSIPPSYPEPMDVESPF, via the coding sequence ATGCAAGTATTTATCGCTTCTGGACGTGTTGCATTCATCCCAAGTGATGCAGTAGGTCAAACTAAAAATGGTCATGCCAGTTTCAAATTTGAGTTTGTTTGTGATTCGAGTATGAATGATGATACAAATAAACCAATTTCTAGTTTCTTCCATGTGCAAGTATACGGAAAACAAGCAGAATTGATGGCTCAGAGCCTATCTAAAGGCTCTCCAATCCTCTTAAAAGGAGAAATTATCCAACGACCTTATAATGATGAACAAGGTCAACGTCGGACGTATCAGTTTATTTCCCCAAATCAACAAGGAGGAATTTCTTTCCTTGAAAATAGGGAAGCATCTAACCGACGTAAGCAGGACCAACAGGGCTTTTCTCAGCCGATACCAAGTTCTATTCCTCCATCTTATCCTGAACCAATGGATGTAGAATCCCCATTCTAA